Proteins from one methanogenic archaeon mixed culture ISO4-G1 genomic window:
- a CDS encoding methanogeneis marker protein 16, translating to MSKTYEQINERIRSGKAVVYTAEEVIDLVKEKGAERAAEEVDVVTTGTFGAMCSSGAFVNFGHSSPPIRMTDIRLNGVEASGGLAAVDTYIGATSLTDDPKGGYGGAHVIEDLIAGKRIHLHAWGPGTDCYVRKNIDTYITLDDVNDAYLYNPRNCYQNYSIATNTSDRTIYTYMGKLLPKMKNATYSSAGQLSPLLNDPHLDTIGMGTRIFLGGGEGYVAWPGTQYKTDVEEVNGVPIGGARTLALIGDMKQMDAKFVRGLDITGYGISMAVGVGVPIPILNADIMKRCAISDEEIFAQMVDYSQPVERPPMARYSYAQLRSGRIQYEGKSIRTSSLSSYSGARQIANILKDWIEHKEFELNRPVMSFPRNVSLKKLQERGC from the coding sequence TTGTCAAAGACGTACGAGCAGATCAACGAGAGGATCCGTTCAGGCAAAGCGGTAGTTTACACAGCCGAGGAGGTCATAGACCTCGTGAAGGAGAAGGGCGCGGAGCGCGCGGCCGAGGAGGTCGACGTCGTAACCACCGGTACCTTCGGGGCCATGTGCTCGTCCGGTGCCTTCGTCAACTTCGGGCATTCTTCACCGCCCATACGCATGACCGACATCAGGCTCAACGGGGTCGAGGCGTCGGGCGGCCTCGCCGCTGTCGATACGTACATCGGTGCCACATCCCTCACGGACGATCCCAAAGGGGGATACGGCGGAGCCCACGTCATCGAGGACCTCATCGCAGGAAAGAGGATCCACCTCCACGCCTGGGGCCCCGGTACGGACTGTTACGTCAGGAAGAACATCGACACGTACATCACGCTCGACGACGTCAACGATGCCTATCTCTACAATCCCCGCAACTGCTATCAGAACTATTCCATCGCGACGAACACGTCCGACAGGACCATCTACACCTACATGGGGAAGCTCCTGCCGAAGATGAAGAACGCGACCTACAGCTCCGCGGGACAGCTGTCGCCGTTGCTGAACGACCCCCATCTGGATACCATCGGCATGGGTACGAGGATCTTCCTCGGAGGAGGGGAGGGCTACGTCGCATGGCCCGGTACCCAGTACAAGACCGACGTGGAGGAGGTCAACGGCGTGCCGATAGGAGGCGCAAGGACACTGGCCCTCATCGGCGACATGAAGCAGATGGACGCCAAGTTCGTCCGCGGACTGGACATCACCGGCTACGGCATATCCATGGCCGTGGGCGTCGGTGTCCCGATACCTATCCTCAACGCCGACATCATGAAGAGGTGCGCCATCTCCGACGAGGAGATCTTCGCGCAGATGGTCGACTACAGCCAGCCGGTCGAGAGGCCGCCGATGGCCAGATACAGCTACGCCCAGCTCAGGTCCGGAAGGATCCAGTATGAGGGGAAGTCTATCAGGACCTCATCATTATCGTCGTATTCCGGCGCCAGGCAGATCGCCAACATCCTGAAGGACTGGATCGAGCATAAGGAGTTCGAGCTGAACAGGCCGGTAATGTCGTTCCCCAGGAACGTATCCCTCAAGAAACTGCAGGAGAGGGGGTGCTGA
- a CDS encoding cell surface protein gives MNTKGTKFLAVLAVLAMAFAAFAVIASSDDNDAAATATYYVDQTNGNDVNAGTATAPLKKFATAIAKEDVSTIVFVGNYATANDDKVDMAGKAVTLKSADPANKSVITGDYVTFNGSARTMSGSVTLENLKITFTSDYLGWDGAAATTWTNVNLKIIGCEFVSGTPGDLIRLTGEDVCATGTIAVTIQDSMFTSLNTDDRTGIVVTGTPASLTVKNSVFNGFSRPIQTDATTIDIDGVTFNSNTTVKTDKPQINIKGAIENATVSVKNSSIQGILTKPMACIYGADSDVAGPSFKSFQVDGDVIINDDTANLITIPANGKFIVSEGTKFTMDSTATDKLVVADKGTLQIDGKMVLLNGAVVENNGTIIVPTAADAAMFDGNVKVAATDGSPEKTTDTSDIAANTDVTSEQINDVGADVVIFENAIASADVPAGKTIVITNAANLTELDVTKDNSAASVIAEAASFEVTTGTDQNVAVTDFTGTITFSKGSVVIVVDDWSAGTINLDKDTIAKIRGNVTGADVKILFTGTSGTAKVIVESGADKALTIGAGAKLTIGGSAAATKDKIDVEINGIVTGAGALDVQYAKSVTINDGAVVDVATFTNTSKAVTVYSGADINKTAFSAFDKIAGKDAGSGTWSYADNVLTLNNYNGTYNFRQIAGLATSIKLIGDSTITYAAPADLVNFSMFTALTTLTATVGSESLTINADISAVEDISVLNDFVVLDLGGNFKLEQVNLAITITGSNAKWTAEKIALADVVGMIVDGNLTVEGTASLSVDVLSALTTDAAEIKGVSVTGTTDIKSNSTFTVTAPANAFAAAGAFTVKFESTVTINGDMTSGISTNVNNKSSLTVSGLLTAAALGVTLESVVDFNDVVLSGASSNDVEMTVNGNMLIASGTFTNNGKLTNNGTILVIGNLTNNGTFDNNGTISVPANKIGTQGTAKTLTFTNNEYDQLGVNVAMIKQISLTTTAVLDGTGTVAVAAGDLMVFTKTVNGAPTEEAFTGTMVMTQDGTGYTIVLENAAKTTKITIVYDSTKATDAAHDQIGTDYSVSVTGKVTVAGDLYNLTANTYKKDHAGAVGGSLPADATIFAANTGTFSVAMGTFTNAGSVIVSANGATILVADATWNGPITANTALTIAGKFNGEILSNDGDIAVGAKAVIKGNITAVGNLDIDGTVTGNIDTKGTVSVDKKVTGDISTENEVTVTGELVGNVTITGASQFISTAGKMNGELTYNFAYLAKKGDAAKTEGSATMKIVGEATYTIALVAAVDASSDSVDGTAGFFRYATAPSAVDKDGIEFTLLAGTFDQNSSVVMPVGSSFVVETGTVFQIDKSFEFNVVDSALKISDSATANIDLGSDVPDYGTVVYVMSFTKTEGYTIYSNLAYALANADEGSVLTVGQSTVIKTSVEIGTGITVEVPKDIILTFQNDAGKSMNLSMKDGAKIELIDNGMVVFAASGDDTDDAELEAGDSFEYYSVSGTIVFGDNAVEFDGVRFTAESTVVGVAATETVPAKISTTLLYNEGTATIAAGVGTGSITLGNGDYLLVKGDDESKELVYATFIVGEGAVFDAVAINDAFARVNYDADKEVDEYTAYPTHVEINGILNLSANTIANGVWSGLGKVTLPENKTFTLPAYPAPVANGADMNAGSVASFVLVDTTEDENGYALEFATASDAGELTFTAKKVKLDGEDHYAMTVGGILGFGAIEATTAAVLDQLTIKEDAGVVADTTFLLKDKNSTARGYLMTNDIYMKAEGVTAYGALDYEVTFEQEGYTVYTYFASVDFEEITDITIEKEGFVFANGQVIEGDVTITIMDGVFAQVPAGGKLIIGEAATTLGAGAPVIVGSIWIPTNSYMIVYPNADITGAEILSQDKTTDATSSKFDIEGTLYATVYASKTAATTKTLANASADLVPKITGYTFTKWVAYNAVEGDGLDQLIGVTDVTATLVAGKVTITITAVEGVTYYMDGVEFLTTDLATKVTVGSVVTMKISDTSKYQGTPKIDGKTNYVVSGDSDGKTITATGVSPVEPEPEPAPAGMTLTEILLIVLVVLIAIMVVIIALRLNRS, from the coding sequence ATGAATACAAAAGGAACAAAATTCCTGGCAGTTCTTGCTGTCCTCGCAATGGCTTTTGCTGCTTTTGCTGTTATTGCATCGTCTGATGACAATGATGCGGCCGCTACGGCAACATATTATGTCGATCAGACGAATGGTAATGACGTAAATGCAGGTACAGCTACTGCGCCTTTGAAGAAATTCGCAACAGCTATCGCCAAGGAAGACGTTTCGACAATTGTTTTTGTCGGTAACTATGCAACAGCCAATGACGACAAAGTCGATATGGCTGGAAAAGCCGTAACCTTGAAGAGTGCAGACCCCGCGAACAAGTCTGTCATCACAGGAGACTATGTAACGTTCAACGGCAGTGCAAGAACCATGTCTGGTTCTGTAACTCTTGAGAACCTCAAGATAACATTCACATCCGATTACCTTGGATGGGACGGAGCCGCAGCAACCACATGGACGAATGTCAACCTCAAAATCATAGGTTGTGAGTTCGTATCTGGAACCCCTGGTGATTTAATCAGGTTGACTGGTGAAGATGTTTGTGCGACTGGAACCATTGCAGTTACAATCCAGGACTCGATGTTCACATCTCTCAACACAGATGATCGTACTGGAATTGTCGTTACTGGAACGCCTGCATCATTGACTGTGAAAAACTCGGTCTTCAATGGATTCTCAAGACCCATACAGACCGATGCCACAACAATTGATATCGATGGTGTGACCTTCAACTCTAACACAACAGTGAAGACAGATAAGCCCCAGATCAACATCAAAGGAGCAATCGAGAATGCAACAGTTTCCGTCAAGAATTCCAGCATCCAGGGAATTCTGACAAAGCCCATGGCGTGCATTTATGGTGCAGATTCTGATGTGGCCGGACCCTCTTTTAAGAGCTTCCAGGTTGATGGGGATGTAATTATCAACGATGATACGGCCAACCTCATCACCATTCCCGCAAACGGAAAGTTCATCGTTTCAGAGGGAACGAAGTTCACAATGGATTCCACCGCAACCGATAAACTCGTAGTTGCAGATAAGGGAACACTTCAGATTGATGGAAAGATGGTCCTCCTGAATGGAGCCGTTGTGGAGAACAACGGAACAATCATCGTACCCACAGCCGCAGATGCAGCTATGTTCGACGGAAATGTCAAGGTTGCAGCAACCGATGGATCTCCTGAGAAGACCACCGATACCAGCGATATCGCTGCGAATACCGATGTAACTTCGGAGCAGATCAACGATGTTGGTGCAGACGTTGTCATCTTCGAGAATGCTATCGCATCCGCAGATGTCCCTGCAGGAAAGACAATCGTTATCACGAATGCCGCAAACCTCACCGAACTTGATGTTACCAAGGACAACTCCGCAGCATCAGTCATCGCTGAGGCCGCCTCATTCGAGGTCACCACAGGAACAGATCAGAACGTTGCAGTCACTGATTTCACTGGAACGATCACTTTCTCTAAGGGATCCGTTGTCATCGTTGTTGATGATTGGTCCGCAGGAACCATTAACCTTGATAAGGACACAATTGCGAAAATCAGAGGAAATGTCACAGGTGCAGATGTAAAGATTCTGTTCACCGGTACTTCTGGAACCGCTAAGGTCATCGTCGAGTCAGGAGCTGACAAGGCACTCACTATCGGAGCCGGTGCAAAGCTTACAATCGGTGGATCTGCAGCAGCGACTAAAGACAAGATTGATGTAGAAATCAACGGAATTGTCACCGGTGCTGGAGCACTTGATGTCCAGTACGCTAAGTCCGTTACCATCAACGATGGAGCGGTTGTGGATGTTGCCACATTCACGAACACCAGCAAAGCCGTCACTGTCTACAGTGGAGCAGATATCAACAAAACGGCATTCAGTGCTTTCGATAAGATTGCAGGAAAGGACGCAGGATCAGGTACATGGTCTTATGCAGACAATGTTCTGACCCTCAACAACTATAACGGAACATACAACTTCAGGCAGATTGCAGGATTAGCGACTAGCATCAAACTCATTGGTGACAGCACTATCACATACGCAGCACCCGCAGATCTCGTGAACTTCAGTATGTTCACGGCTCTTACAACACTTACTGCAACCGTAGGTTCCGAGAGCCTGACGATCAACGCGGACATCTCTGCAGTCGAGGACATCAGTGTCCTCAATGATTTCGTCGTTCTTGACCTCGGAGGCAACTTCAAACTCGAGCAGGTCAACCTTGCAATCACCATCACAGGCAGCAATGCCAAGTGGACCGCAGAGAAGATCGCACTTGCTGATGTCGTTGGAATGATTGTGGACGGAAACCTCACAGTAGAGGGAACCGCATCGCTTTCTGTTGATGTGCTTTCAGCACTTACCACTGATGCGGCAGAGATCAAGGGAGTATCCGTAACTGGAACAACGGACATCAAGTCCAACTCGACATTCACAGTAACCGCACCCGCGAACGCTTTCGCAGCTGCCGGTGCATTCACAGTGAAGTTCGAATCCACTGTAACAATTAACGGAGACATGACCTCTGGAATATCGACCAATGTCAACAACAAATCCTCGTTGACGGTCAGCGGACTGCTCACAGCAGCAGCTCTCGGAGTCACACTCGAGTCTGTAGTGGACTTTAATGATGTCGTCCTCTCGGGAGCGAGCAGCAACGACGTCGAGATGACAGTTAACGGAAACATGCTCATCGCAAGCGGTACCTTTACCAACAACGGTAAGCTGACCAACAACGGAACCATCCTTGTCATCGGTAACCTCACCAACAACGGAACCTTCGACAACAACGGAACCATTAGCGTTCCTGCGAACAAGATCGGAACCCAGGGTACTGCAAAGACACTCACCTTCACCAATAATGAGTACGATCAGCTTGGAGTCAATGTGGCAATGATCAAGCAGATCTCTCTGACCACAACTGCTGTTCTTGACGGTACTGGAACGGTCGCTGTCGCCGCTGGAGACCTTATGGTATTTACCAAGACCGTTAATGGAGCACCGACCGAAGAGGCATTCACCGGTACCATGGTCATGACCCAGGATGGAACGGGTTACACCATCGTCCTCGAGAATGCAGCCAAGACCACAAAGATCACCATCGTCTATGACAGCACCAAGGCAACCGATGCAGCCCACGACCAGATCGGAACTGACTACTCAGTATCAGTTACCGGAAAGGTCACCGTAGCCGGAGATCTGTACAACCTCACGGCCAACACCTACAAGAAGGATCACGCCGGAGCTGTAGGTGGATCACTCCCCGCAGACGCGACGATCTTCGCGGCCAACACCGGAACATTCTCAGTTGCTATGGGAACTTTCACCAACGCTGGATCCGTTATCGTATCCGCCAACGGAGCTACAATCCTCGTAGCAGATGCGACATGGAACGGCCCCATCACAGCCAATACCGCTCTGACCATCGCCGGTAAATTCAACGGAGAGATCCTCTCGAACGATGGTGATATCGCAGTCGGTGCAAAGGCCGTCATCAAGGGTAACATCACCGCGGTCGGCAACCTCGATATCGACGGAACTGTCACCGGTAACATCGATACAAAGGGAACTGTCAGTGTTGACAAGAAGGTCACCGGAGACATCTCCACCGAGAACGAGGTCACCGTAACTGGCGAACTCGTCGGAAACGTCACCATCACGGGAGCATCCCAGTTCATTTCCACAGCAGGAAAGATGAACGGAGAGCTCACATACAACTTCGCATACCTCGCCAAGAAGGGAGATGCGGCAAAGACAGAGGGAAGCGCCACGATGAAGATCGTCGGAGAGGCCACATACACCATCGCGCTCGTTGCAGCTGTCGATGCATCTTCGGACTCCGTTGACGGAACCGCAGGATTCTTCAGATACGCAACAGCACCTTCGGCCGTCGACAAGGACGGAATCGAGTTCACCCTGCTCGCAGGAACATTCGACCAGAACTCATCGGTCGTCATGCCTGTCGGATCATCCTTCGTCGTTGAGACCGGAACCGTGTTCCAGATCGACAAGTCCTTCGAATTCAATGTCGTCGATTCGGCACTGAAGATCTCGGACAGCGCTACAGCGAACATCGATCTCGGATCCGACGTCCCCGATTACGGAACTGTCGTATACGTGATGAGTTTCACCAAGACCGAAGGATACACTATCTACTCCAACCTCGCATACGCTCTCGCCAACGCAGATGAGGGCTCTGTCCTGACCGTAGGTCAGTCCACAGTCATCAAGACCAGTGTCGAGATCGGAACTGGAATCACTGTTGAGGTCCCCAAGGATATTATCCTCACATTCCAGAACGATGCAGGTAAGTCTATGAACCTCTCCATGAAGGATGGCGCAAAGATTGAACTCATCGACAACGGTATGGTTGTCTTCGCTGCAAGCGGTGACGATACAGACGATGCCGAGCTCGAAGCAGGAGATTCATTCGAATACTACTCCGTGAGCGGAACCATCGTCTTCGGCGACAACGCTGTCGAGTTCGACGGTGTCAGGTTCACCGCAGAGTCCACCGTCGTCGGGGTCGCTGCGACCGAGACCGTTCCCGCCAAGATCAGTACCACCCTCCTGTACAACGAGGGAACCGCAACCATAGCAGCAGGAGTCGGAACCGGATCCATCACACTCGGCAACGGTGATTACCTCCTGGTCAAGGGAGACGACGAATCCAAAGAGCTGGTATACGCCACATTCATCGTGGGAGAGGGCGCGGTGTTCGATGCCGTTGCTATCAACGACGCTTTCGCAAGGGTCAACTATGACGCCGATAAAGAGGTAGATGAATACACGGCATACCCCACACACGTCGAGATCAACGGTATCCTCAACCTCAGTGCCAACACCATCGCGAACGGAGTATGGTCCGGACTCGGAAAGGTCACCCTCCCCGAGAACAAGACCTTTACTCTCCCCGCATACCCCGCGCCCGTTGCCAACGGAGCCGACATGAATGCCGGATCCGTTGCATCGTTCGTACTCGTGGACACCACGGAGGACGAGAACGGATACGCCCTGGAGTTTGCCACTGCCAGCGATGCCGGTGAATTGACGTTCACCGCGAAGAAGGTCAAGCTCGACGGAGAGGACCACTATGCCATGACCGTCGGCGGAATCCTGGGATTCGGAGCCATCGAGGCCACCACCGCAGCGGTCCTCGACCAGCTCACCATCAAAGAGGACGCAGGTGTCGTTGCGGATACGACGTTCCTCCTCAAGGACAAGAACTCCACAGCGCGTGGATACCTTATGACCAATGATATCTACATGAAGGCCGAGGGAGTGACCGCATACGGAGCACTCGATTACGAGGTCACCTTCGAGCAGGAGGGCTACACCGTATACACCTACTTCGCATCCGTGGATTTCGAGGAGATCACAGACATCACTATCGAGAAGGAAGGATTCGTGTTCGCCAACGGACAGGTCATCGAGGGAGATGTGACCATCACCATCATGGACGGAGTGTTCGCCCAGGTGCCTGCAGGCGGAAAGCTTATCATCGGTGAGGCTGCGACCACTCTCGGAGCGGGCGCACCCGTCATCGTCGGAAGCATCTGGATCCCCACGAACTCATACATGATTGTCTATCCCAACGCGGACATCACCGGAGCCGAGATCCTCAGTCAGGACAAGACAACGGATGCAACCAGCTCTAAGTTCGATATCGAGGGAACCCTGTATGCTACGGTTTACGCAAGCAAGACTGCAGCAACCACCAAGACTCTTGCTAATGCCTCCGCAGATCTTGTTCCGAAGATCACCGGATACACCTTCACCAAGTGGGTCGCATACAACGCCGTTGAGGGTGACGGACTCGACCAGCTCATCGGAGTAACCGATGTGACTGCTACGCTAGTTGCAGGAAAGGTCACCATCACTATCACGGCAGTCGAGGGAGTTACCTACTACATGGATGGAGTCGAGTTCTTGACAACCGATCTTGCAACCAAGGTCACTGTCGGTTCAGTCGTTACCATGAAGATCTCCGATACCTCCAAGTATCAGGGAACACCCAAGATCGACGGCAAGACCAACTACGTTGTCTCCGGTGACTCTGATGGAAAGACCATCACTGCAACCGGAGTCTCACCCGTTGAGCCCGAGCCCGAACCCGCACCGGCAGGAATGACCCTGACCGAGATCCTCCTGATTGTCCTCGTCGTCCTGATCGCCATCATGGTGGTCATCATCGCGCTGAGGCTCAACAGGAGCTGA
- a CDS encoding ferredoxin, translated as MEKKFKILFEEGNVQKSVAYTLVSEFDLKPNVLKAVIDGDGSGVMILSLEGDEQKLDRAAERLREEGFDVTEMDKRISRDEELCFSCGACVSICPVMCFSYDPETWEVNIDNSKCIACGACVNSCARHALSLHL; from the coding sequence ATGGAGAAGAAGTTCAAGATCCTGTTCGAAGAGGGGAACGTCCAGAAGTCGGTCGCATACACCCTCGTGTCCGAGTTCGACCTGAAGCCCAATGTTCTGAAGGCCGTCATCGACGGAGACGGTTCAGGAGTCATGATCCTGTCGCTGGAAGGCGACGAGCAGAAGCTCGACAGGGCCGCGGAGAGGCTCAGGGAGGAGGGCTTCGACGTCACCGAGATGGACAAGCGCATCAGCCGCGACGAGGAGCTTTGCTTCAGCTGCGGGGCCTGCGTATCCATCTGCCCTGTCATGTGCTTCTCCTATGATCCGGAGACCTGGGAAGTCAACATCGACAACAGCAAGTGCATCGCCTGCGGAGCATGTGTCAACTCATGTGCCAGGCATGCATTGAGCCTGCACCTATGA
- a CDS encoding ATPase AAA+ superfamily: MIMERRYLKDLIKWRDDPRRKPLMVWGARQVGKTYLVKDIFAERYYGNSYIYIDCKEEPDFCRYCESHPKASDVLRYISLAKNKDVNQSTLLIIDEAQECPSVITMMKYMCQDYTEIPMIVTGSMVRIRIKRKKRGVSDNGFLFPVGKINEITVTPLSFDEYLYNRNRRMYDSVVEHYSRKEPMEKELHEMAVGIFYEYLLIGGMPESVSAFLETDNFNESRKVLKELYGNYLADMDLYQASPESIIRTRAIFSKIYTLLNRESKNFSPSIVEKGARGREMMSPIDWLTEARVINVCRKIEGRVTIPLTETDNTFRVYMADIGMFSYQSAVDPLSFISDDGRNMLAGIFYENFAAQELKSRGLDLFYWKGRRNSEFEFILGKNGHAIPVDVKKGRGPMNSLKCFRETNGFDYAVKVSRNNYGFDESRRILTIPFYELFLFADQMADEGSPDGVLPAE; encoded by the coding sequence ATGATTATGGAAAGAAGATATCTCAAAGATCTCATCAAATGGCGGGATGACCCCCGCCGTAAACCCCTGATGGTATGGGGTGCAAGGCAAGTGGGGAAGACGTACCTTGTGAAGGATATCTTCGCAGAGCGCTACTACGGAAACAGCTACATCTATATCGACTGTAAGGAAGAACCGGATTTCTGCAGATACTGTGAATCGCATCCCAAAGCCTCCGATGTACTGAGATACATATCTCTGGCAAAAAACAAGGACGTGAATCAATCCACCCTCCTGATAATCGACGAGGCACAGGAATGCCCATCAGTGATAACGATGATGAAATACATGTGCCAGGATTATACCGAGATACCGATGATCGTCACCGGATCCATGGTGAGGATAAGGATAAAGAGGAAGAAGAGGGGCGTATCCGACAACGGTTTCCTATTCCCTGTCGGTAAGATAAACGAGATCACCGTCACTCCGCTGTCATTCGACGAATACCTGTACAACCGCAACAGGAGGATGTACGACTCGGTAGTTGAACATTACAGCAGGAAGGAACCGATGGAAAAGGAGCTCCACGAGATGGCCGTGGGAATATTCTATGAGTATCTTCTGATAGGCGGGATGCCCGAATCCGTCTCCGCGTTCCTGGAGACCGATAACTTCAACGAATCCAGGAAGGTCCTGAAGGAACTATACGGGAACTATCTGGCAGATATGGATCTATATCAGGCCAGCCCCGAATCGATAATCAGAACGAGGGCGATATTCTCCAAGATATACACCCTGCTGAACAGGGAATCCAAGAACTTCAGCCCGTCCATCGTGGAGAAAGGTGCCAGGGGCCGTGAGATGATGTCACCCATCGATTGGCTGACAGAGGCCCGTGTGATCAATGTATGCCGGAAGATCGAAGGGCGTGTGACCATCCCCCTTACGGAGACTGATAACACATTCAGGGTCTACATGGCGGATATCGGGATGTTCTCGTATCAGAGTGCCGTCGATCCCCTGTCATTCATAAGCGATGACGGCAGGAACATGCTGGCAGGAATATTCTACGAGAATTTCGCCGCACAGGAACTGAAATCGAGAGGCCTGGACCTTTTCTATTGGAAGGGCAGGAGGAATTCTGAATTCGAATTCATACTCGGGAAGAACGGTCACGCCATCCCCGTCGACGTGAAGAAGGGCAGAGGCCCGATGAATTCCCTCAAATGCTTCAGGGAGACCAACGGATTCGATTACGCGGTCAAGGTATCCAGGAACAACTACGGATTTGATGAGTCCCGGAGGATACTTACCATCCCGTTCTACGAACTGTTCCTGTTCGCGGACCAGATGGCCGATGAGGGCTCCCCCGACGGCGTACTGCCGGCCGAATAA